The Streptomyces sp. ALI-76-A nucleotide sequence TGAATGGACGACGAGCGCCGGCGCAATGTGACTCACGAGACAGTTGTGACGCCCGTGGCTACGCCAAGCCGAGGAAGCCGACCGCTCGGGGGAGGGTCGGGTGCGGCGGCGTGGGAACGGCTCGGTAACCTGAGGCCGCTGACAGACACTTAGCGCGGCTTTACGGGCCGCCCTCGCTCGAGTCAAGGAGTTACCGCCGCCGTGAGCAGCAGCCTTCGACGCGGTGCCCTCGCCGCCGCCGCCATCGCGTTCTCGATCGCCTCGCTCGCCGCGTGCAGCGCCGGCAACAACGCCCAGACCCTCCAGGTCAAGCCGGACAACGCGGCCACCACCGTGGGGGACATCAAGCTCCAGAACGTCGTGCTCATCACCCAGCCCGACCCCGAGACCGAGGGCCCGGCGGTGATCTCCGCCACCGTGTTCAACGGCGGCAGCCGTGCCCAGACGCTGGAGTCGGTCAGCGTCGAGGGCGCCGGCACCGCCGAGATCAAGCCCGCCGGCGGCGAGGGCGAGCTGACCGTCCCGGCCGGCGGCTCCGTCGTCATCGGCGGCAAGGACAACGCCTCCGCCGTGCTGAACGAGCTGGGCGAGTCCGTCAAGAACGGCAACGCCCAGAAGGTCACCTTCACCTTCAGCGAGACCGGCGGGGTGAGCCTGCGCGCCTTCGTCGTCCCCGCCGAGAGCTACTTCACCTCGTGGGGCCCCACCGAGATCCCGGCGGCCTCGGGCGGCTCGGCGGAGCCGGGTGAGGGCACCTCGGGCTCGCCCGACGCGTCCACCTCCCCGGAGGGCACCCCGGCCGACTCGACCACCCCGGGCGACGCGGCCTCCGCGAGCGCGACGGAGTCGCCGGCCGCCGGCCACTGAGGGCCGTGAGGCGGGTCGGCCGTACTGAGGGCCGTACGGAGTGCCGCGCGACTACGGCGGACCGTACGACAGGGTCGTAGAACGAGAGGGCGGGACCTCCCGAATGCTTCGGGAGGTCCCGCCCTCTCGTGTGCGGACTTCGGATACGGCTTGCGGCGTCCGGCTTGCGATCTACGGCTTGCGGCTCACGGTCTACGGCTCGAACTTGTAGCCGAGGCCGCGGACCGTCACCAGGTACCGCGGCGCGCCCGGGTCCGGTTCGATCTTGGCGCGGAGGCGCTTGACGTGGACGTCGAGGGTCTTGGTGTCACCGACGTAGTCGGCGCCCCACACCCGGTCGATGAGCTGCATGCGGGTCAGGACGCGGCCGGCGTTGCGCAGCAGCATCTCCAGGAGGTCGAACTCCTTGAGGGGGAGGTCGACCTTCGAGCCGGAGACGGTGACGACGTGGCGGTCCACGTCCATGCGGACCGGGCCCGCCTCCAGCGCGGCCGGGGTGACCTCCTCCGGCTCGCCCCGTCTGCGCAGGACGGCCCGGATCCGGGCGACCAGCTCACGGGAGGAGAAGGGCTTGGTCACGTAGTCGTCGGCTCCTATCTCCAGCCCGACGACCTTGTCGATCTCGCTGTCCTTGGCGGTCACCATGATGACGGGGACGTTGGAGCGGCCGCGCAGCTGACGGCACACCTCGGTGCCCGGCAGGCCGGGCAGCATCAGGTCGAGGAGGACGAGGTCGGCGCCGTTGCGCTCGAACTCGTCGAGTCCGTCGGGTCCGGTGGTCGCCACGGCGACCTCGAAGCCCTCTTTGCGGAGCATGTACGAAAGGGCGTCGGAGAAGGACTCCTCGTCCTCGACGACGAGCACACGGGTCACGGAAGGACCTCCGGGGCAGACAGCGGTTCGTAAGAGGATGTTGGGGGGACTGAGGGGCTGGAACGGCCGGACTCGCCCACGAGACCGTCGAGGTCCGGGTGCTGGTGCGCGCGGTCGCGGGCCGCGCCCGCCTCCGGCAGCCGCAGGGTGAAGGTGGAGCCCTGCCCCTCGGCGCTCCACACCGTGACCTCCCCGCCGTGCGAGGCGGCCACGTGCTTGACGATGGCGAGGCCGAGGCCCGTGCCGCCGGTGGCACGGGAGCGGGCCGGGTCGACGCGGTAGAAGCGCTCGAAGATGCGCTCCTTGTCCTTGTCGGAGATCCCGATGCCCTGGTCGGTGACGGCGACCTCGATCATGTCACCGCCGGGCGCGTTCACCCGGCGGGCGGCTATGCCGACGCGGGTACGGGCGGGCGAGTAGTTGACGGCGTTCTCGACGAGGTTGCCGAGGGCGGCGGCGAGCTGGCCGCGGTTGCCCCAGACGTGCAGGTCGGCGGTTCCGCCGGCGGCCATGGTGATGGCCTTGGCCCCGGCCTGGTGCCGGCAGCGGTCGATGGCCTCGGCGACCAGTTC carries:
- a CDS encoding DUF461 domain-containing protein, yielding MSSSLRRGALAAAAIAFSIASLAACSAGNNAQTLQVKPDNAATTVGDIKLQNVVLITQPDPETEGPAVISATVFNGGSRAQTLESVSVEGAGTAEIKPAGGEGELTVPAGGSVVIGGKDNASAVLNELGESVKNGNAQKVTFTFSETGGVSLRAFVVPAESYFTSWGPTEIPAASGGSAEPGEGTSGSPDASTSPEGTPADSTTPGDAASASATESPAAGH
- a CDS encoding response regulator transcription factor, with product MTRVLVVEDEESFSDALSYMLRKEGFEVAVATTGPDGLDEFERNGADLVLLDLMLPGLPGTEVCRQLRGRSNVPVIMVTAKDSEIDKVVGLEIGADDYVTKPFSSRELVARIRAVLRRRGEPEEVTPAALEAGPVRMDVDRHVVTVSGSKVDLPLKEFDLLEMLLRNAGRVLTRMQLIDRVWGADYVGDTKTLDVHVKRLRAKIEPDPGAPRYLVTVRGLGYKFEP